In one Syntrophorhabdaceae bacterium genomic region, the following are encoded:
- a CDS encoding xanthine dehydrogenase family protein molybdopterin-binding subunit, translating to MNKYTVINPHSEFKVINTHIHNIDGMAKVTGRATYTFDVKLPNMLYGKILRSPHAHAKILKIDYSRAMELPGVIGVVTGKEDTLGIKQGIWRRYQDLCDEQVLPVDKVRYIGEPVAAVAAITEEIAEKALDYIDVDYEVLPGVFEPLDAIKKEAPEIHEGFERNINVTRHIEWGDVEEAFEEAEYIREDWFKCGGQAHMCMETRAAVSSYTPDGKLTIYHSNQSPYYMQGLMAGVLGMREGDIRVISTYVGGGFGGKFELDGAIFCSAVLSKKLFRPVKIVFTREEDFIATKRRTPMFYYVRTGVKKDGTFCAREAKVFTNGGAYTGMGATALYLTGFFHSFPYRWKGYRYDGYRVYTNTLPSTSMRGFGAPQAMFCSEQQIEWIAADLGLDPIDMRRKNSHHEGYEVPGQATIASCGIDQCYDEIRKWIKDKGKLPANRAIGISACGFMSGGIFNWFDTPYSFSSAVVTINQDGTVELFVGAQEIGQGSNTTLAIICAEALGVRVEDIKVHSGDTDYCPPDLGAWGSRQTLMAGNAVKMAAEDAKKQLLEFAYAQSGYNIVYDMDIKDRWVHAIARPERGYDFGELVKKAIRGKDGQKIVGRGYYTPHRKGMISPAYSYMLQGVEVEVDEETGKIKLVDSMTAHDCGQPINHLGLIGQLEGAFSMAAGYGYLEYMPYEDGKLMNPNLVDYKMIRATEMPPANIAEIDTYEPEGPYGAKEAGEGLTNPTAAAIGNALFHRFGIQMKENPIRPEMILNALKEKKEKEQGKKGKK from the coding sequence ATGAACAAATACACCGTAATCAACCCACATTCAGAATTTAAGGTAATTAACACCCATATTCATAATATAGACGGTATGGCGAAAGTAACCGGCCGGGCGACCTATACCTTCGACGTGAAGCTGCCCAACATGCTCTACGGCAAGATACTGAGAAGCCCGCATGCCCATGCGAAGATCCTGAAGATCGATTACAGCAGGGCCATGGAGCTTCCCGGCGTCATTGGCGTTGTGACGGGCAAGGAGGACACCCTTGGCATCAAGCAGGGCATCTGGCGGCGTTACCAGGACCTCTGCGATGAGCAGGTGCTCCCTGTCGATAAGGTACGCTACATCGGCGAGCCTGTTGCGGCAGTGGCAGCAATAACCGAAGAGATCGCGGAGAAGGCCCTTGACTATATTGATGTTGACTACGAGGTGCTCCCCGGGGTTTTTGAGCCCCTCGACGCTATAAAGAAAGAGGCGCCGGAGATCCATGAAGGCTTTGAGCGGAACATCAACGTTACCCGGCATATCGAGTGGGGTGATGTGGAGGAGGCCTTCGAGGAAGCAGAGTACATACGGGAAGACTGGTTCAAGTGCGGCGGTCAGGCCCACATGTGCATGGAGACCCGTGCGGCAGTGTCCAGCTACACGCCTGATGGAAAACTTACCATATATCACTCCAACCAGTCCCCGTATTATATGCAGGGGCTTATGGCAGGAGTGCTCGGCATGAGAGAGGGCGATATCCGCGTCATCTCCACGTATGTCGGCGGCGGCTTCGGCGGCAAGTTCGAGCTTGACGGGGCGATATTCTGCAGCGCCGTGCTTTCTAAGAAACTCTTCAGGCCCGTCAAGATCGTATTCACGAGGGAAGAAGACTTCATCGCCACGAAACGCAGGACCCCCATGTTCTATTATGTACGGACCGGCGTGAAAAAGGACGGTACCTTCTGCGCGCGGGAAGCCAAGGTCTTTACCAACGGCGGTGCATACACGGGCATGGGCGCAACAGCGCTTTATCTCACAGGTTTTTTCCATTCATTCCCTTACAGGTGGAAAGGCTACCGCTATGACGGCTACAGGGTCTACACAAATACATTGCCGTCGACATCGATGCGCGGATTCGGAGCACCGCAGGCCATGTTCTGCTCGGAACAGCAGATAGAGTGGATTGCGGCTGATCTGGGTCTCGACCCGATCGACATGAGACGGAAGAATTCCCACCATGAAGGCTACGAAGTGCCGGGGCAGGCGACGATCGCAAGCTGCGGCATCGACCAGTGCTATGACGAGATCCGGAAATGGATCAAGGATAAAGGTAAATTGCCTGCGAACAGGGCCATCGGCATCTCTGCCTGCGGCTTCATGTCCGGCGGTATCTTCAACTGGTTCGATACCCCTTACTCATTCTCCTCTGCAGTGGTGACTATCAATCAGGATGGGACCGTGGAACTCTTTGTAGGCGCTCAGGAGATCGGTCAGGGATCGAATACCACGCTTGCCATCATTTGCGCAGAGGCGCTGGGTGTCAGGGTTGAGGATATCAAGGTACACTCGGGCGATACCGATTACTGTCCGCCCGATCTCGGCGCATGGGGTTCCAGACAGACCCTTATGGCCGGCAACGCAGTAAAGATGGCGGCAGAGGACGCAAAGAAACAGCTTCTTGAGTTTGCTTACGCGCAATCGGGATACAATATCGTATACGACATGGATATAAAAGATCGATGGGTACACGCTATCGCGCGTCCGGAAAGGGGCTACGACTTCGGTGAGCTGGTAAAGAAGGCCATTCGCGGCAAAGACGGCCAGAAGATCGTCGGCAGGGGCTACTATACGCCTCACAGAAAAGGCATGATCTCCCCGGCATACAGCTACATGCTCCAGGGAGTTGAAGTGGAAGTTGATGAAGAAACGGGCAAGATCAAGCTCGTCGACAGCATGACAGCACACGACTGCGGACAGCCCATCAACCATCTCGGTCTCATCGGTCAGCTCGAAGGCGCATTCTCCATGGCCGCCGGTTACGGGTATCTTGAATACATGCCCTATGAGGACGGCAAGCTGATGAACCCGAACCTGGTGGATTACAAAATGATCAGGGCCACAGAGATGCCCCCGGCGAATATTGCCGAGATCGATACCTATGAACCGGAGGGACCGTACGGCGCAAAGGAGGCCGGCGAAGGTCTTACCAACCCGACCGCAGCGGCCATCGGCAATGCCCTTTTCCACCGCTTTGGCATACAGATGAAAGAAAACCCCATACGGCCTGAGATGATCCTGAACGCCCTGAAAGAAAAGAAAGAAAAAGAGCAAGGGAAAAAAGGGAAAAAATAA
- a CDS encoding SRPBCC domain-containing protein, giving the protein MIIEGGFTLNAPIDKLFDFLLKPDTIMTCMPGAESVRLIDDTSYECVVKQKVGPISAKLKFVNKLTKIERPTHMEIEGEGEDMTKLGHFKSKTTVDLKEVSPGQVEVTYKSDVNIVGKLAMFGDRIMRAKAKDTEKAFTKNLQEKLKTIV; this is encoded by the coding sequence ATGATTATAGAGGGAGGATTTACATTAAATGCACCCATCGATAAATTGTTTGATTTTTTGCTGAAGCCGGATACCATCATGACATGTATGCCCGGCGCAGAGTCGGTGAGGCTGATTGATGACACCTCATATGAGTGCGTGGTGAAACAGAAGGTCGGCCCCATCTCGGCAAAGCTGAAATTCGTGAACAAGCTTACAAAAATCGAGCGGCCCACCCATATGGAGATCGAAGGCGAAGGCGAAGACATGACAAAGCTTGGCCACTTCAAGAGCAAGACCACTGTGGACCTGAAAGAAGTGTCACCGGGCCAGGTAGAGGTTACCTATAAGTCGGATGTGAACATCGTCGGGAAGCTTGCCATGTTCGGCGACAGGATCATGAGGGCAAAGGCAAAGGATACAGAGAAGGCATTTACAAAGAACCTTCAGGAAAAGCTGAAAACCATCGTATAA